A genomic window from Paraburkholderia phytofirmans OLGA172 includes:
- a CDS encoding WD40/YVTN/BNR-like repeat-containing protein: MQRFARTVLSILPLVIIGGLLYAAFFVKPTVGASRVQPPAVQRGELIYGIASSPSGVVLGAGSGGKIWRTVDLGQSMTVTQSPTTANLQDIAAWSSGEAVAVGDAGTVIVTRNSGQSWTPVKVNLSSIANKLVRVRIFDDGSAWTVGEMGAALRSTDRGATWNRMTPEEDKAWNDVFVGGERVWLVGEFGRISESKDAGHSWANMASPVKSSLMAIAFRDEQHGVAVGVDGVVVTTNDGGDTWTAVRPTSTAHLFDLAWDGKQWLAVGERGVLLIGDATAANWRVSRVSPDNRQWHTKIIREGQQYLASGGSLDVVDAR, from the coding sequence ATGCAACGATTTGCAAGAACCGTGCTCTCAATCCTCCCGCTGGTGATTATCGGAGGCTTGCTGTACGCAGCATTTTTTGTAAAGCCGACGGTCGGCGCGAGCCGCGTCCAGCCTCCTGCGGTTCAGCGCGGCGAATTGATCTACGGCATCGCGTCGTCGCCATCCGGCGTCGTCTTGGGCGCGGGAAGCGGAGGAAAGATCTGGCGTACCGTTGACCTCGGTCAATCGATGACAGTTACGCAATCACCGACTACAGCGAATTTGCAGGACATCGCGGCATGGAGCAGCGGCGAAGCTGTGGCGGTGGGCGATGCCGGAACGGTCATTGTAACGAGGAATTCCGGTCAATCCTGGACGCCGGTCAAAGTGAATTTGTCTTCAATCGCGAACAAGCTGGTTCGGGTGCGAATCTTTGATGATGGCAGCGCATGGACTGTGGGTGAAATGGGAGCGGCGCTCCGGTCGACTGATCGCGGCGCGACATGGAATCGCATGACGCCCGAAGAAGATAAAGCGTGGAACGACGTCTTTGTCGGTGGGGAAAGAGTCTGGCTGGTGGGCGAGTTCGGGCGGATCAGCGAGTCGAAGGATGCAGGCCACAGTTGGGCCAACATGGCCAGTCCGGTGAAGAGCAGCCTCATGGCGATCGCATTCCGCGACGAGCAGCACGGTGTCGCAGTCGGTGTTGATGGCGTGGTTGTCACAACTAATGACGGTGGCGACACGTGGACAGCTGTACGTCCGACGTCTACCGCTCACCTGTTCGATCTTGCTTGGGATGGAAAGCAATGGCTCGCGGTTGGAGAGAGGGGTGTTCTGCTGATTGGCGATGCGACGGCCGCGAACTGGCGGGTGTCGCGGGTATCGCCCGACAATCGTCAATGGCACACCAAGATCATCCGTGAAGGGCAGCAATACCTTGCGTCAGGCGGTTCGCTGGACGTTGTTGACGCACGATAA
- a CDS encoding efflux RND transporter permease subunit yields MKDTIFNALESFVEFCIRRRIWVVAILGCVTALMSVFAFQVSMKTELDDLMPRTHPYIAIHERFKQSFGGSNIVSIMLEVKQGDIFNKTTLEKIQKVTRELQHVNGVNQYQIVSLASKKIKDIRGSTDGIEFVPLMWPDVPQSEQDIASLRNAVMNSPLVYGSYVSRDLKAALITVDFYDSSVNYETAFRQVSAIANSVKGDGVEVHLTGAPILFGWVNHYLPETLLIFLLTVGFLIVLLFVSARTWRGTVLPLLAGVVSAIWALGTARLAHFNVDPLVIVVAFLITARSISHSVQLVTRFDDEIASGEESARAAAKASMLALLKPGMLGVIADAGCMIVVLLTPIALMQKVAIIGTVWVLTIALSAVVLTPVLLSWIKHPKRYAHPLDVSPILQRILNICIRIVTTRWRYTVLIGAAAIFVISGVYAFNLTVGDANPGSPILWQESAYNKDAEAINRRFPGADRMFVVFAGTQAGALKDPVVLNNINEFQKFMGAQAEVGASLSIADVIPVVNKTLHEGNPRYLAFGKNKEENGELAYMLQSGSEPGDMDRFVDPQYQNGSVILFFRDHQGQTIRTAIARIKEFSQAHQIDQGEYKLAGGMVGVLAAVNEVLLSGQVESIAFALLVLVACCALAYRSMIAGIFFMVPVVLANTLTFSIMAAKGIGMNINTVPVAALGIGLGVDYAFYIVDGIKEDLHHHGHNDLTRAITRSLNTAGRGVLITASTLIVSVVLWSFSSLRFQAEMATLMAIWLAISAASALFIMPAMVYVFRPKFVVGTSHHQAPVVPRKVYGLKREQNL; encoded by the coding sequence GTGAAGGACACGATTTTCAATGCATTGGAGAGCTTCGTCGAGTTCTGTATTCGACGTCGCATTTGGGTGGTCGCGATTCTCGGCTGTGTGACGGCGCTTATGAGCGTATTCGCATTTCAGGTCTCGATGAAGACTGAGCTGGACGACCTGATGCCCCGCACGCATCCATACATTGCGATACACGAGCGCTTCAAGCAGAGCTTTGGCGGCTCCAACATAGTTAGCATCATGCTGGAGGTGAAGCAGGGCGATATCTTTAATAAGACGACACTGGAAAAAATTCAGAAGGTGACGCGTGAGTTACAGCACGTCAACGGGGTCAACCAGTATCAGATTGTTTCGCTCGCATCCAAGAAAATCAAGGACATCCGTGGTTCGACAGACGGCATCGAGTTTGTACCGTTGATGTGGCCTGACGTCCCGCAATCGGAGCAAGACATAGCGAGTCTACGTAATGCTGTGATGAACAGCCCTCTGGTCTACGGGTCGTATGTTTCCCGCGATCTGAAGGCCGCCTTGATTACGGTCGATTTTTACGACAGTTCTGTCAACTATGAAACTGCCTTTCGCCAGGTCAGCGCAATTGCAAACAGCGTCAAGGGTGATGGCGTTGAGGTGCATCTCACCGGTGCGCCGATACTGTTCGGATGGGTTAATCACTACCTGCCGGAAACACTGCTGATCTTCCTCCTGACGGTTGGCTTCCTGATTGTGCTGCTGTTTGTCAGCGCCCGCACCTGGCGTGGCACGGTGCTCCCGCTGTTAGCCGGTGTCGTCAGCGCAATATGGGCACTCGGCACGGCGCGGTTAGCGCACTTCAACGTCGATCCGCTGGTCATCGTAGTTGCATTCCTGATTACGGCCCGCTCGATCTCGCACTCGGTACAACTGGTAACACGGTTCGACGACGAAATCGCATCGGGCGAAGAGAGTGCCAGAGCGGCTGCGAAGGCAAGCATGTTGGCACTGTTGAAGCCGGGGATGCTTGGCGTCATTGCCGACGCTGGCTGCATGATCGTGGTGTTGCTGACGCCTATCGCGCTGATGCAGAAGGTTGCAATTATCGGGACTGTTTGGGTTTTGACGATTGCATTGAGCGCAGTCGTCCTGACGCCGGTTCTACTGTCGTGGATCAAGCATCCGAAGCGATATGCACATCCTCTTGATGTTTCACCGATCTTGCAGCGGATTCTCAACATCTGCATCCGCATCGTAACTACGCGTTGGCGCTATACCGTCCTGATTGGAGCCGCTGCAATCTTCGTTATCTCGGGCGTCTACGCGTTCAACCTAACGGTTGGAGATGCAAATCCGGGATCGCCGATTCTGTGGCAGGAATCCGCCTATAACAAGGATGCCGAGGCGATCAATCGGAGGTTCCCGGGAGCCGACCGGATGTTCGTGGTGTTTGCCGGCACGCAGGCCGGAGCGCTGAAAGATCCTGTTGTATTGAACAACATCAATGAGTTCCAGAAGTTCATGGGTGCGCAGGCAGAAGTGGGAGCCAGTCTGTCCATTGCCGATGTCATCCCCGTTGTCAACAAGACATTGCACGAGGGAAATCCACGCTATTTGGCCTTCGGAAAGAACAAGGAGGAGAACGGTGAGTTGGCATACATGCTGCAAAGCGGTTCCGAACCGGGTGATATGGACCGCTTCGTCGACCCTCAATACCAGAACGGGTCGGTGATACTGTTCTTCCGCGATCATCAGGGGCAGACAATTCGTACTGCAATTGCTCGCATCAAGGAATTTTCACAGGCGCACCAGATTGACCAGGGTGAATACAAACTTGCTGGCGGAATGGTTGGCGTACTTGCTGCGGTCAATGAGGTACTGTTGTCCGGACAAGTGGAAAGTATTGCCTTCGCCCTTCTGGTGCTAGTGGCCTGCTGTGCTCTGGCTTATCGTTCGATGATAGCCGGCATATTCTTTATGGTGCCGGTAGTGCTTGCCAATACGCTGACGTTCAGCATCATGGCGGCCAAAGGCATCGGCATGAACATCAACACAGTCCCTGTGGCTGCGCTTGGGATAGGGCTTGGCGTTGACTATGCATTCTATATCGTCGACGGAATCAAGGAAGACCTCCACCATCACGGCCACAACGATCTGACGCGAGCCATCACGCGCTCGCTGAACACTGCAGGGCGTGGCGTACTCATCACAGCCTCGACCTTGATTGTGAGCGTCGTGCTGTGGAGCTTCTCTTCGCTCAGATTTCAGGCGGAAATGGCGACGCTGATGGCAATTTGGCTGGCCATCTCCGCTGCGAGCGCGTTATTCATCATGCCAGCGATGGTCTATGTCTTCCGTCCAAAATTCGTGGTCGGCACGTCACACCATCAGGCGCCTGTAGTTCCGCGCAAGGTGTACGGTCTGAAACGGGAGCAGAATTTGTAG
- a CDS encoding DUF1302 family protein, protein MFNLININRTTGGMMGRLRGSKRSSARIAVLLAASGFSGYAFSADSVPDPTTDLSSNEYSFKMGGFVRTWASMNLQNHPETGGGQGELSMLRGSVELDANAKTGPFQWTVVGRADREVLTPYEKQLQDQVRANSPGGPGSSMLGFYDQTQLREYYVDFDVGPRVHFRLGKQEVAWGETDFFHPTDLINGYDFRWRSFIERDNDELRKPLIMANGNFDIPALQGSLQVLIRPGIDQLTDIGNTYDLSGGRWAEQPNKGADFLAPGALTTNYRSRYANENDVSGGVRWTGILGSANYAISYLNTYHPDPIVNSAFVPWGQKPKGTLGDFIFPKMNVFGASISNEIPAIDSVVAAEVAYQNNVAYNVGSNFLNGALPGFGGVITKDVVVSSLRIDKQLRLMQLLGTSEDTLASLQLFDTWIQNFHDSDDLVYQAGFGKKAKQHTTLLTGFFTLNYMNSRLNPGLAAGLDISNGDAFVIPSVEYKVGNHWRFVAEADIFFPRHQKYPGQIEQSTAPLGGFANNDQFMIRATYQF, encoded by the coding sequence ATGTTCAATCTTATCAATATAAATAGGACTACTGGAGGAATGATGGGGAGATTAAGGGGAAGCAAACGCAGTTCGGCGAGGATCGCGGTGCTGTTGGCTGCGTCAGGTTTCTCGGGTTATGCATTTTCGGCTGATTCGGTGCCTGACCCAACCACCGATCTCTCATCAAATGAATACTCTTTCAAGATGGGGGGATTCGTCCGAACCTGGGCGTCGATGAATCTGCAGAATCACCCGGAAACTGGAGGGGGGCAGGGTGAGCTGTCAATGTTGCGCGGATCTGTCGAACTCGACGCGAACGCCAAGACGGGGCCGTTTCAATGGACAGTTGTCGGCCGAGCAGATCGCGAAGTACTTACACCCTACGAAAAGCAATTGCAGGATCAAGTCCGAGCGAATTCTCCAGGCGGCCCCGGTAGCAGCATGCTAGGGTTCTACGACCAAACCCAGCTTCGTGAGTACTATGTTGACTTTGACGTTGGGCCACGTGTGCATTTCCGCCTGGGTAAGCAGGAGGTGGCTTGGGGCGAGACAGACTTCTTTCACCCGACTGATCTGATTAACGGCTACGACTTTCGGTGGCGTTCGTTCATCGAACGAGACAACGACGAACTGAGAAAGCCGCTCATCATGGCAAATGGGAACTTCGACATTCCCGCGCTGCAGGGCTCTCTGCAGGTGTTAATCCGGCCTGGTATTGACCAACTCACTGACATTGGTAACACATACGATCTGTCTGGTGGTCGTTGGGCGGAGCAACCGAACAAAGGCGCTGATTTCCTTGCTCCTGGTGCTTTAACGACAAACTATCGCAGTCGGTACGCCAATGAAAATGACGTCAGTGGTGGAGTGCGATGGACGGGTATTCTTGGCTCCGCCAATTACGCGATTTCCTATTTGAACACTTATCACCCGGACCCGATCGTGAACTCGGCGTTCGTGCCGTGGGGACAGAAACCAAAAGGAACTCTCGGGGACTTCATCTTTCCGAAGATGAATGTGTTCGGCGCCAGTATCAGCAATGAGATTCCTGCAATTGACTCGGTTGTGGCGGCAGAAGTGGCCTATCAGAACAATGTTGCCTACAACGTCGGAAGCAATTTTTTGAATGGGGCGCTGCCCGGATTTGGGGGGGTGATAACGAAGGACGTGGTTGTTTCGTCTCTGCGGATCGACAAGCAGCTTCGCCTCATGCAGCTACTGGGTACGAGCGAAGATACCCTCGCGTCGCTCCAGTTGTTCGATACGTGGATCCAGAACTTCCACGATTCGGACGATCTGGTCTACCAGGCCGGATTTGGGAAGAAGGCGAAGCAGCACACTACGCTTCTAACCGGCTTTTTTACCTTGAACTACATGAATAGCCGGCTCAACCCAGGACTTGCGGCAGGCTTGGACATAAGCAATGGCGACGCGTTCGTCATTCCCAGCGTCGAATATAAGGTTGGTAATCATTGGCGGTTCGTGGCCGAGGCCGACATCTTTTTTCCAAGGCACCAGAAGTATCCCGGCCAGATCGAGCAATCGACAGCTCCGCTTGGCGGCTTTGCCAACAACGATCAATTCATGATTCGAGCGACATATCAGTTCTGA
- a CDS encoding DUF1329 domain-containing protein, with protein MNKFHKVARQLVSLSLLVAATGAIAAEVPAGTVVDKSNIDAVKNDTFDGHTIASLLTDKVEWQIRNWNLKLTLDHAKPIPVEPRLVEATKAYSNQVKFDSKTKEVTGYVAGVPFPDIQASDPDAGFKIMWNFYYAPREGDVVYNDSFILGVNGSSGLETKQAWIYQRYYFKNRLLDKQPVVGDGSVAAKTFLLAQYPEDIKGIGTFTVRSDSAKFEDTWAYLKSARRARRLSGGAWMDPIGGSDILGDDNNVFNARPSWYKNFKVVGKRWILAVSDGRKDNRVASKSGTVDEFPTVDLKNAPYWNPVEKWQPREVYVIEATPPDEHPYSKRVMYVDVDTFRPWYSENYDKKGEFWKFTMSQMRSGVSDGGQKVLIYTGFGVIDFKARHASIVPIMGRSDPVGITEDHWSLSNLEQLAK; from the coding sequence ATGAATAAGTTTCACAAGGTTGCCCGTCAACTCGTTTCCCTATCGCTGCTGGTTGCAGCGACCGGGGCGATTGCGGCGGAGGTTCCAGCAGGTACCGTTGTTGATAAATCAAACATTGATGCGGTAAAGAACGACACGTTCGACGGACATACTATTGCGAGCCTGCTTACCGACAAGGTTGAGTGGCAGATACGCAACTGGAACCTGAAGCTCACTCTCGACCATGCCAAACCTATTCCGGTGGAGCCGCGCCTCGTCGAGGCGACGAAAGCCTATTCGAATCAAGTGAAGTTCGATTCCAAAACCAAGGAAGTCACAGGCTATGTGGCCGGCGTGCCGTTCCCTGACATCCAGGCGAGTGATCCGGACGCGGGCTTCAAGATTATGTGGAACTTCTACTACGCGCCACGCGAAGGCGACGTTGTCTACAACGATTCGTTCATTCTTGGGGTCAACGGCAGCAGCGGCCTGGAGACCAAGCAAGCATGGATCTATCAGCGGTATTACTTCAAGAACAGGCTGCTGGACAAACAACCTGTCGTGGGCGATGGATCGGTGGCGGCCAAAACGTTCTTGCTGGCCCAGTACCCGGAAGACATCAAGGGTATCGGGACATTCACTGTTCGTTCAGATTCAGCCAAATTCGAGGATACCTGGGCGTATCTGAAATCTGCACGGCGCGCGCGCAGGCTGTCGGGCGGCGCGTGGATGGATCCCATCGGTGGTTCGGACATCCTCGGCGACGACAACAACGTATTCAACGCACGGCCGAGTTGGTACAAGAATTTTAAGGTGGTTGGCAAGCGCTGGATATTGGCAGTGTCTGACGGGAGGAAGGACAACCGTGTCGCGTCCAAGTCGGGAACAGTTGACGAATTCCCCACTGTTGATCTGAAAAATGCCCCGTACTGGAACCCCGTCGAAAAGTGGCAACCTCGCGAAGTTTACGTCATTGAGGCGACGCCGCCGGACGAGCATCCGTATAGCAAACGCGTCATGTACGTCGACGTAGACACCTTCCGGCCGTGGTACTCAGAAAATTACGACAAGAAAGGCGAGTTCTGGAAGTTCACGATGTCCCAGATGCGCTCCGGTGTATCGGATGGTGGTCAGAAAGTGCTGATCTACACTGGCTTCGGCGTTATCGACTTCAAGGCGCGTCACGCGTCGATTGTTCCGATTATGGGCCGTTCGGACCCTGTTGGCATAACGGAAGACCACTGGTCGCTGAGCAACCTTGAGCAGTTGGCGAAGTAA
- a CDS encoding alpha/beta fold hydrolase, giving the protein MTRLGIDTLKHAVGYGSVHDVPKLPLGFTDVFESYFVPANGLNLHAVIGGKGAPLLLLAGWPQNWFAWRYMMLPLAQSFTVIAVDPRGVGLSDKPTSGYDSRTLSADMFALMDTLGYEHFAMAGHDIGMWTGFAMAADQPGRIERIALGEAIIPGVSDSPPLLSDDRWLSDLLWHFNFNRAREVNERLVEGREEIYFGHQFASKAGSPNAVPAYAQSFYIEQLKRDSQALRASFDYYRAIDESIPQNRERLTRGKLTLPVLAFAGELCCGGLVEAELRTVAEDVQSAIIAGAGHYPAEEKPEATLKSLQDFFAPYGDSYI; this is encoded by the coding sequence ATGACTCGCCTTGGGATTGACACCCTGAAGCATGCTGTCGGCTACGGTTCTGTTCACGATGTACCTAAGCTGCCACTCGGCTTCACTGACGTATTCGAAAGCTATTTCGTCCCGGCAAATGGCCTCAACCTGCACGCAGTCATAGGCGGAAAGGGCGCTCCGCTTTTACTGCTCGCCGGGTGGCCGCAGAACTGGTTCGCCTGGCGGTACATGATGTTGCCGCTTGCACAGTCATTCACCGTTATCGCGGTCGATCCACGCGGCGTGGGTCTTTCGGATAAGCCGACCAGCGGCTACGACTCCAGGACCCTGTCGGCCGACATGTTTGCGTTGATGGATACCCTCGGTTATGAGCATTTCGCCATGGCTGGCCACGATATCGGCATGTGGACAGGCTTCGCGATGGCTGCTGACCAGCCGGGCCGAATCGAGCGCATCGCTTTGGGCGAAGCAATTATTCCGGGCGTATCAGATTCTCCACCGTTGCTTTCGGACGATCGCTGGCTGAGCGACTTGCTTTGGCATTTCAATTTCAACCGTGCTCGCGAGGTCAACGAACGTCTGGTGGAGGGTCGTGAGGAAATCTATTTTGGCCATCAATTTGCCAGCAAAGCCGGGTCGCCTAATGCGGTTCCAGCCTACGCCCAATCCTTTTACATTGAGCAACTCAAGCGCGACTCGCAAGCATTGCGCGCCAGCTTCGACTATTACCGGGCCATCGACGAATCAATCCCTCAGAATCGCGAGCGGCTCACGAGGGGCAAGCTTACCTTGCCGGTGTTGGCTTTCGCTGGCGAACTGTGCTGCGGCGGCCTCGTCGAGGCTGAGCTAAGGACCGTAGCCGAGGACGTGCAGTCAGCGATTATTGCCGGTGCCGGTCATTACCCTGCCGAAGAGAAGCCAGAAGCTACTCTCAAATCGCTACAGGACTTCTTCGCGCCTTACGGTGACAGCTACATCTAG
- a CDS encoding VOC family protein, producing MVVLWNTVKITLVSTDVQSEVEQMEAVKSDSAVSLIQIALNTIDLPGSLRFYAEIFGFVNGGGIPIWGGPMQLQGLDSSARGMMWWLVGRQKFFQLEIFQHTRPEQRLQPANWRPCDHGWTRFGISVSDIDSVRTGLALWGITPLGELTDANGTRRLAFRDPFVGAIVEVVEFPHEAGTNRSNSPDAAVVYASFSVADLEDARTFYGEVLGFALTSRDSLHGPEHEALWGLAGAKVDGFVVESGQVRVEVVHYAEPNGRPKPADHQICDQGVMNVALGSRDIATIEALVQRIRAFDIHTTPPFEGDGSLVTYLTEPNRAVEIISLPEAIDAEWGFVASKPFLGLDA from the coding sequence ATGGTCGTACTCTGGAACACAGTAAAGATAACCCTGGTATCGACTGACGTTCAAAGCGAGGTAGAGCAGATGGAAGCTGTGAAATCGGACAGTGCTGTTTCCTTGATTCAGATTGCACTGAACACAATTGACCTACCGGGTTCGCTTCGCTTCTATGCGGAAATATTCGGTTTTGTGAACGGAGGGGGAATACCGATATGGGGCGGTCCCATGCAGTTACAGGGTCTTGACTCCAGCGCACGCGGAATGATGTGGTGGCTCGTCGGGCGGCAGAAATTCTTTCAGCTCGAGATATTTCAGCATACCCGCCCCGAACAAAGGCTTCAGCCTGCTAACTGGCGGCCATGTGATCACGGCTGGACACGGTTTGGCATTTCAGTGTCCGATATCGACTCTGTGCGGACAGGACTGGCACTCTGGGGCATTACACCCCTCGGAGAATTGACGGACGCGAATGGAACACGTCGTCTCGCATTCCGTGATCCATTTGTCGGGGCAATCGTAGAGGTCGTGGAATTTCCCCATGAGGCTGGCACGAATCGTAGTAATAGTCCCGACGCAGCCGTGGTCTATGCGAGCTTTTCCGTGGCCGACCTTGAAGATGCTCGCACGTTCTATGGGGAGGTACTAGGTTTTGCTCTTACATCTCGGGACAGCTTGCACGGACCAGAGCATGAAGCGCTCTGGGGCCTCGCCGGCGCAAAGGTTGATGGATTTGTCGTCGAAAGTGGTCAGGTCCGAGTTGAGGTGGTGCATTACGCGGAGCCAAACGGACGACCAAAACCTGCGGACCACCAAATCTGCGATCAGGGCGTTATGAACGTTGCACTCGGCTCCCGGGACATTGCAACAATCGAGGCACTCGTGCAGCGAATTCGTGCGTTCGACATACACACGACGCCGCCATTCGAGGGGGATGGGTCGCTGGTTACCTATCTGACAGAACCAAATCGTGCAGTGGAGATTATTTCGTTACCCGAAGCGATCGACGCTGAGTGGGGATTCGTTGCATCCAAGCCCTTTCTCGGGTTGGACGCTTAA
- a CDS encoding SDR family NAD(P)-dependent oxidoreductase: MKNDGSFSSASVAGRLAGKVAVVTGAGGGQGQAAALLFAQAGATVVACEINPKGVEATKKIVSEQSLNVEIAQVNAADEAEVKAWIDEAAARHGAIDILYNNAGHTHFAPFGEMSLEQWRETMRYELDIVFIPTRAVWSHLVTRGGGSIINIASVSGMRGSEFLGAAAHATGKSGIIGFTRQLALEGAPHWIRANSISPGPIVTPVTQALLETSKEFNSCFNGWPMLARTGRTADVAFAGLYLASDESSFVTGANLTVDGGWSAKGGFTPH, from the coding sequence ATGAAAAACGATGGGAGCTTCAGCAGCGCTTCGGTTGCGGGACGGCTGGCTGGCAAGGTCGCGGTAGTAACCGGCGCGGGCGGCGGTCAGGGCCAGGCGGCGGCGCTGCTCTTCGCACAGGCGGGCGCAACGGTTGTCGCCTGTGAGATCAACCCTAAGGGCGTGGAAGCGACGAAAAAGATCGTGTCCGAGCAGTCGCTCAACGTGGAGATTGCACAGGTCAACGCCGCCGACGAGGCCGAAGTCAAGGCTTGGATCGACGAGGCGGCGGCGCGCCATGGGGCTATCGATATCCTCTACAACAACGCGGGGCATACGCATTTTGCGCCTTTCGGCGAGATGTCGCTCGAACAGTGGCGCGAGACGATGCGGTACGAGCTCGACATCGTATTCATTCCCACGCGCGCGGTGTGGTCGCATCTCGTTACGCGGGGCGGTGGGTCGATCATCAACATCGCGTCGGTCTCCGGCATGAGGGGGTCGGAGTTCCTCGGCGCAGCCGCGCACGCAACGGGCAAGAGTGGCATCATTGGCTTCACCCGCCAACTCGCGCTTGAGGGTGCGCCGCATTGGATTCGGGCCAACTCCATATCTCCGGGGCCCATCGTCACACCGGTTACGCAAGCGCTGCTGGAAACCAGCAAGGAGTTCAACTCTTGCTTCAACGGCTGGCCAATGCTTGCACGCACCGGTCGCACGGCCGATGTCGCCTTCGCTGGGCTGTATCTCGCTTCTGACGAATCCTCGTTCGTCACTGGCGCGAACCTTACCGTGGATGGCGGTTGGTCAGCCAAGGGCGGCTTCACGCCTCATTGA
- a CDS encoding TetR/AcrR family transcriptional regulator, giving the protein MIKATKVKEPPTDAAAPPAVGRRRNENRREQTRAIETRRSIMDAALNEFAERGFDGASMRHIGDRAGLEYTLITYHFRTKDALWRAVAEDAFAQIEVKWNKAIPVDSQMSAADRVREEFRTFLQFTIEHTAFHHFLLRENHVSSPRLAWLLENVLLKTRERILPQIRAAQADGALIKADPNLLYYMLIGMTSVLSSLKGEMSETMGFSVDDSKAVNRYWKLIERVVFT; this is encoded by the coding sequence ATGATCAAGGCAACTAAAGTTAAAGAGCCGCCTACGGACGCGGCGGCGCCACCAGCAGTCGGACGTCGGCGCAATGAGAATCGGCGCGAACAGACGCGCGCGATAGAGACTCGTCGGTCAATCATGGACGCCGCGTTGAACGAATTTGCGGAGCGCGGTTTTGACGGGGCTAGCATGCGTCATATTGGCGATCGGGCTGGCTTGGAATACACGCTCATCACCTATCACTTTCGCACGAAGGATGCTCTCTGGCGTGCCGTCGCCGAGGATGCTTTCGCGCAAATCGAGGTAAAGTGGAATAAGGCGATTCCAGTTGATTCGCAGATGTCCGCTGCAGACAGGGTACGTGAGGAGTTTCGTACTTTCCTTCAGTTTACAATCGAACATACGGCCTTCCATCATTTCTTGCTGCGGGAGAATCACGTGAGTAGCCCGAGACTCGCCTGGCTGCTGGAAAACGTGCTCCTGAAGACGAGAGAACGCATCCTGCCGCAGATTCGTGCGGCACAGGCAGACGGTGCATTGATCAAGGCGGACCCTAACCTGCTGTATTACATGCTCATTGGGATGACTTCTGTACTCTCTTCCTTGAAAGGAGAGATGAGCGAAACAATGGGTTTCTCGGTCGACGATTCCAAGGCGGTGAATCGCTATTGGAAGCTGATTGAGCGAGTCGTGTTCACGTAG
- the phaP gene encoding TIGR01841 family phasin (Members of this family are phasins (small proteins associated with inclusions such as PHA granules). Note that several different families of phasins have been named PhaP despite very little sequence similarity to each other.): MSSLVPEQLVVAQKAALEATFGFLTKGFEGIQKVTELSLQAVKSTVAESHDVIVKTLSGKDPQEPHALLTRQAQLTADNAQSYWRHVYEILSAIQTEFAEDAEAQLKAFQHNSQAFFDDLSKDAPAGYGTALATWKSFVKTANEASSSTYEAAKAASKQVVAIAESNVSAASAAATKRARQAVVAVDAVEK; this comes from the coding sequence ATGAGCAGTCTCGTGCCTGAACAACTGGTAGTCGCGCAGAAAGCCGCCCTGGAGGCAACGTTTGGTTTCCTGACCAAAGGTTTCGAGGGTATTCAAAAGGTGACGGAACTGAGCCTGCAAGCGGTCAAATCAACCGTTGCTGAAAGTCATGACGTCATCGTCAAGACCCTTTCGGGCAAGGACCCACAGGAGCCACATGCGCTGCTGACGCGTCAGGCGCAACTCACCGCAGACAACGCGCAGTCGTATTGGCGACATGTCTACGAAATCCTCTCCGCTATCCAGACCGAATTCGCTGAGGATGCCGAGGCGCAACTCAAAGCGTTCCAGCACAATTCTCAGGCGTTCTTCGACGACCTATCGAAGGACGCTCCGGCAGGATACGGAACTGCTTTGGCAACATGGAAGTCATTCGTCAAAACGGCTAACGAGGCCTCCAGCTCCACCTATGAAGCCGCAAAAGCGGCCTCAAAGCAAGTCGTCGCTATCGCCGAAAGCAATGTGAGCGCTGCGTCTGCAGCGGCGACCAAGCGGGCCCGTCAGGCCGTTGTCGCAGTGGACGCCGTGGAGAAATAG
- a CDS encoding helix-turn-helix domain-containing protein yields the protein MNQDTRHIGHLERSVEDNRLRRALAARLDRTFKQAGVSSAQAAKWLGVSEDDVQYWRRGITVPPLNVCTRLAAAFNLDIHWLCTGQAQLA from the coding sequence ATGAATCAAGATACAAGACATATCGGTCACCTCGAACGCAGTGTCGAGGACAACCGCCTCAGGCGAGCTCTCGCCGCACGCCTTGACAGGACCTTCAAACAGGCCGGGGTCAGTTCGGCCCAGGCAGCGAAGTGGTTAGGTGTAAGTGAGGACGACGTGCAGTATTGGCGGCGCGGAATCACGGTCCCACCGCTAAACGTCTGTACGCGTCTCGCCGCTGCCTTCAATCTCGACATTCACTGGCTTTGCACGGGGCAAGCACAGCTCGCCTAG